The proteins below come from a single Accipiter gentilis chromosome W, bAccGen1.1, whole genome shotgun sequence genomic window:
- the LOC126035316 gene encoding tropomyosin isoform X7 encodes MWGCPLYPRGCHDPAWGYHVPCPWALCICWGGTIHPAWRGRTVCPVQKPLCILLRGGWGSDPRLGRTMCPAQEGTLCPIWGGGDCSLPGVGTVHPALESGVPGRSAAARGGGGAGRDGGRAGGGSGCCLIASCLSRADPTKGSAAWLPCRPLRAMAGTSSIDAVKKKIQSLQQVADEAEERAEHLQREADAERQARERAEAEVASLNRRIQLVEEELDRAQERLATALQKLEEAEKAADESERGMKVIENRAMKDEEKMELQEMQLKEAKHIAEEADRKYEEVARKLVVLEGELERSEERAEVAESRMRQLEEELRTMDQTLKSLIASEEEGWWEPSRQRCKGCPCEEARGMDERMHPGSFRL; translated from the exons ATGTGGGGCTGTCCCCTGTATCCTAGGGGATGCCATGACCCTGCCTGGGGGTACCATGTGCCCTGCCCATGGGCACTGTGCATCTGCTGGGGGGGCACCATACACCCTGCCTGGCGTGGGAGGACAGTGTGCCCTGTCCAGAAGCCACTGTGTATCTTGCTTCGGGGGGGTTGGGGCAGTGACCCCCGCCTGGGAAGGACCATGTGTCCTGCCCAGGAGGGCACACTATGTCCTATTTGGGGTGGAGGGGACTGTTCCCTGCCGGGGGTTGGCACCGTGCACCCTGCCCTGGAGAGCGGTGTCCCAGGTCGGTCCGCGgcagcaagaggaggaggaggagcaggaagggatGGAGGCAGGGCGGGTGGTGGAAGCGGCTGCTGCCTGATCGCTTCCTGCCTGAGCCGGGCGGATCCCACGAAGGGCTCGGCGGCTTGGCTTCCCTGCCGGCCGCTCCGCGCCATGGCCGGCACCAGCTCCATCGATGCCGTCAAGAAGAAGATCCAGAGCCTGCAGCAGGTGGCCGACGAGGCGGAGGAGCGCGCCGAGCACCTGCAGCGGGAGGCCGATGCTGAGCGGCAGGCCCGGGAGCGG GCCGAGGCTGAAGTGGCTTCTCTGAACCGCCGTATCCAGCTGGTGGAGGAGGAGCTAGACCGAGCCCAGGAGCGCCTAGCCACCGCCCTGCAGAAGCTGGAGGAGGCTGAGAAGGCGGCTGATGAGAGTGAGAG AGGCATGAAGGTCATTGAAAACAGGGCCATGAAGGATGAGGAGAAGATGGAGCTCCAGGAAATGCAGCTGAAGGAGGCAAAGCACATAGCAGAGGAGGCTGACCGCAAATATGAGGAG GTTGCCCGCAAGCTGGTTGTCCTTGAGGGAGAGCTGGAGCGCtcagaggagagggcagaggtggCAGAGAG CCGAATGAGACAATTGGAAGAAGAGCTGCGGACCATGGATCAGACTCTCAAATCCCTCATTGCCTCAGAGGAAGAG ggctggtGGGAGCCCAGCCGGCAGCGATGCAAGGGGTGTCCGTGTGAGGAGGCACGAGGAATGGATGAACGGATGCATCCCGGCAGCTTCCGCTTGTAG